A portion of the Acidisarcina polymorpha genome contains these proteins:
- a CDS encoding DUF1501 domain-containing protein, whose product MSLNRRTFIRSAALAATGHFAGLRPFGAMNALAQGAFPDYKALVCIFLFGGNDANNTVIPLGSGDNGYANYASIRGSLALSASSLLPLGLGANGEFGLHPSLNNPTYGGLQSLFNSGKAAIVANVGTLVAPTTPASFQNQSVPVPNNLFSHPDQQLEWQNAEQNGAYPSGWAGRLADTWGSTYGTNPQIPLITSLAGDSLFCNGSLTSPVAVAPGNLSGASCSEGAACNVRNSAAQLLANFQSGFSLVQADMGITRNAYTYMKHMASAVQSAPVVNTPFPPANPLAAQLQQIAQIIAARSALGVQRQIFFASLGNFDTHANQLSIQSQLLSFVGPAMASFYAATEELGLANSVTSFTMSDFSRAFEPNSNYGTDHAWGSHHFVVGGAVAGGQIYGTFPTLALGGPNDSGTNGRWVPTTASFQYAAQLASWFGVTSAQLPILFPYLQPNIFPPPANLAFMG is encoded by the coding sequence ATGAGTCTCAATCGTCGCACTTTCATTCGATCCGCCGCGCTGGCAGCTACCGGGCACTTCGCCGGTCTGCGTCCGTTCGGCGCCATGAACGCGCTTGCGCAAGGGGCATTTCCGGACTACAAGGCACTTGTTTGCATTTTCCTCTTTGGTGGCAACGACGCCAATAATACCGTCATTCCCCTTGGCTCGGGCGACAATGGGTACGCCAACTATGCAAGCATCCGGGGATCGCTTGCATTATCCGCCAGCTCGCTGTTGCCGCTCGGCCTCGGCGCGAATGGAGAATTTGGCCTGCATCCAAGTCTCAACAATCCTACCTATGGCGGCTTACAATCATTATTCAACAGCGGCAAGGCGGCCATTGTCGCAAATGTCGGAACATTGGTCGCTCCAACCACTCCCGCGTCCTTTCAAAACCAATCGGTTCCGGTTCCTAACAATCTTTTTTCCCACCCTGATCAACAGCTCGAATGGCAGAATGCCGAACAGAATGGGGCATACCCTTCGGGTTGGGCAGGGCGACTGGCCGATACCTGGGGAAGCACCTATGGAACTAATCCCCAGATACCGCTAATCACATCCCTGGCCGGGGACAGCCTGTTTTGTAATGGCAGTCTCACCTCCCCAGTCGCCGTGGCCCCTGGAAATCTCTCTGGTGCGTCTTGTTCAGAAGGCGCGGCGTGCAATGTACGCAACTCGGCAGCGCAACTACTGGCCAACTTTCAGAGCGGGTTTTCGCTGGTTCAAGCGGACATGGGCATAACCAGGAATGCATATACCTATATGAAGCACATGGCATCTGCCGTGCAGTCAGCTCCCGTAGTGAACACCCCCTTCCCGCCAGCAAACCCCCTGGCCGCCCAACTGCAACAGATTGCCCAGATTATTGCTGCGCGTTCGGCGCTCGGGGTGCAGAGGCAGATCTTCTTTGCCAGCCTGGGAAATTTTGACACTCACGCTAACCAACTCTCAATCCAGAGTCAGCTATTATCCTTCGTCGGCCCAGCCATGGCTTCGTTCTACGCGGCTACAGAGGAGTTAGGGCTTGCAAATTCGGTGACCAGTTTCACTATGTCGGATTTTAGCCGCGCCTTCGAGCCAAATTCTAATTACGGAACCGATCATGCCTGGGGCAGCCACCACTTTGTCGTCGGAGGCGCAGTGGCGGGCGGTCAAATCTATGGCACCTTCCCGACTTTGGCTTTAGGTGGCCCGAACGACTCGGGAACCAACGGACGGTGGGTGCCGACGACTGCCTCCTTCCAATACGCGGCGCAGCTGGCCTCCTGGTTTGGCGTGACTTCCGCGCAACTTCCAATACTCTTCCCGTACCTTCAACCGAATATT